From a single Arachis hypogaea cultivar Tifrunner chromosome 3, arahy.Tifrunner.gnm2.J5K5, whole genome shotgun sequence genomic region:
- the LOC112772451 gene encoding pentatricopeptide repeat-containing protein At5g55740, chloroplastic isoform X2 — protein sequence MAQHDDLSAPPRPLPPSPSPTKTDPRTIHARAIKSVATDNATFNNLVTLYSKLESLASYFVRVFSQIRSPNVVSWTALVSSHSNTLLALRYFVSMLRHPTLPNNRTLASLFRTSAALSALPFALSLHSLSLKLALSSDPFAGSALLSFYFKCRMPHHAHKVFDEIPDRDSVCYSAMIVGLAQNSRSVDALLVLADMRHRGFASTKHSVSGGLRAAAELAALEQRRMIHGHAVVAGFDSNVVVGSALVDGYGKAGVVENARQVF from the coding sequence atgGCGCAACATGATGACCTCAGCGCGCCACCACGGCCGCTGCCACCGTCTCCATCTCCCACTAAGACCGATCCGCGTACAATTCACGCACGGGCTATAAAATCAGTTGCAACCGACAATGCGACATTCAACAATCTGGTAACGCTTTACTCGAAATTGGAGAGTTTGGCGTCCTACTTTGTCCGCGTGTTCAGCCAAATCCGGAGTCCCAACGTTGTGTCATGGACCGCACTTGTCTCCTCCCACTCCAATACCCTCCTCGCCCTCCGTTACTTCGTTTCCATGCTTCGCCACCCAACACTCCCCAACAATCGCACCCTTGCCTCCCTCTTCCGCACCTCAGCTGCACTCTCTGCCCTCCCCTTTGCCCTTTCCCTCCACTCCCTCTCTCTCAAGCTCGCCCtttccagtgatccttttgccgGTTCTGCGCTACTCAGTTTTTACTTCAAGTGCCGTATGCCGCACCACGCACACAAGGTATTCGATGAAATACCTGATAGAGATAGTGTTTGTTATTCCGCTATGATCGTGGGTCTAGCTCAGAATTCCCGCTCTGTGGATGCGCTTCTGGTTTTGGCTGACATGAGGCATCGTGGTTTTGCATCCACAAAGCATAGCGTTTCGGGGGGTCTGCGTGCTGCTGCTGAGCTGGCAGCATTGGAGCAGCGTAGAATGATACACGGGCATGCGGTTGTTGCTGGGTTTGATTCAAATGTGGTGGTGGGCAGTGCTCTGGTTGATGGTTATGGTAAAGCTGGCGTTGTTGAGAATGCAAGGCAGGTTTTTTAG
- the LOC112772451 gene encoding pentatricopeptide repeat-containing protein At4g33170 isoform X1, translated as MNLVGWNAMMAGYAQQGDHKSTSELFDSMECQGLVPDEYSFLAMLTALYNAGMFLEADQWLTRMKVDYGLQPTLVHYTCLVCAMARAGHLKQAERVALTMPYEPDAAVWRALLSACAFHGEADKAWSMARRVLELEPLDDSAYVIVANVLSAAGRWDDVAELRKMLRDRRVKKQGGRSWVEIQGKVHVFAAGDWKHERSAEIYRKLQEIMEEIEKLGYVPIWDELLHNVEEERRKEALWHHSEKLAVAFGVLCGSAPPGKPLRIVKNLKICKDCHEAFKYMTRILERKIIGRDVNRYHRFVDGNCTCRDIW; from the coding sequence ATGAATTTAGTGGGTTGGAATGCTATGATGGCCGGTTATGCCCAGCAAGGAGATCATAAATCTACTTCCGAACTGTTTGATTCAATGGAATGCCAAGGACTGGTGCCGGATGAGTATAGTTTTCTGGCAATGTTGACAGCACTCTATAATGCTGGAATGTTTCTTGAGGCTGATCAGTGGCTGACAAGGATGAAAGTGGATTATGGTTTACAGCCAACTCTGGTGCATTATACTTGCTTGGTATGTGCAATGGCCCGTGCTGGGCACTTGAAACAGGCAGAGAGGGTAGCATTGACAATGCCATATGAGCCAGATGCTGCAGTTTGGCGAGCCTTGTTGTCAGCTTGTGCTTTTCATGGTGAAGCCGATAAGGCTTGGTCTATGGCCAGGAGGGTTTTGGAACTTGAACCGCTTGATGACTCGGCTTATGTTATTGTTGCCAATGTGTTGTCAGCTGCAGGAAGGTGGGATGATGTTGCAGAATTGAGGAAAATGTTGAGAGATCGGAGGGTGAAGAAACAAGGAGGGAGGAGTTGGGTTGAAATTCAGGGAAAAGTACATGTTTTTGCAGCAGGGGACTGGAAGCATGAGAGATCCGCGGAAATTTATCGCAAGTTACAAGAGATCATGGAGGAGATTGAGAAATTGGGATATGTTCCAATTTGGGATGAGTTGTTGCACAAtgtggaagaagaaaggagaaaggaggcTCTTTGGCATCACAGCGAGAAGTTGGCAGTGGCATTTGGTGTGTTATGTGGGTCTGCACCACCAGGAAAGCCATTGAGAATtgtgaagaatttgaagatttgtAAGGATTGTCATGAAGCTTTTAAGTATATGACCAGAATTTTAGAGAGGAAAATTATTGGGAGGGATGTTAACAGATACCACAGATTTGTTGATGGTAATTGTACTTGTAGAGACATATGGTAG